The genomic stretch CCCCCCCCCCCGCCCCCCCCCCCCCGCAGCGCCACCCCCCAACCCTTGTCATCCTGAAGCCGTCTTCGGCTGAAGGATCTCGGGCGCGAAATAGTGCGCTTAATAGCGTCCTCCACTGAATTAATTTGAACACCAGTACCTGTACCATATCACAAAAGGAACTTCATGAGTGCTCAGATATTTTGTCGCACAAGAATGGTGACGACGACACTCATCTGACAGAAACGGCGGCATGCGTGGTCGCGGAGGAGAGCCTGATACCCTATGTAGCCGAGCGAGACTTGCAACCGGGTGAAAATCTATGGGCGAAGATTGACCGAAATATTAGCCAATCCGCGTGTGTAGTTGGTATACTGACTGCTCGTGCAGCAGATTCCCGGGTTGTTCATGCAGAGATCGCCGCGGCAAGGGCCTACGGCAAGGAAGTGGTTCTTCTTGTTGAGCATGGTGTTGAGGTACCACTCTCCGAGCTGGGACGCGAGCATATTCCCTTCGACAGGGCAAACCCGAATCAGGCATTTGATGCATTGCGCGCTTATTTGAGGGGAGTCAGGGCTTGGAATATTTTTTGGGGGTTGCTGCTGGCCGCCGGAGCTGTTTGGCTTGGCTGGCAAGCTGTGAAGGCAATGCGATCTTGAAGACTTCGCAAGTGGCACCCATTTCAGAAATCACTTACGGAGGTCGTCATCGATACATTGCTTGAGGATATGGAACGGCTTTTGATGAGTCATATTCCGAAATTAATATCGAGCCTCATCATAGAGAAGATCGAGGCGAATGGTGTTCGGCTGACATCTCGACAGAAGAAACTGATCCAGCGAAACATCGCCGCTGAGCGTTATGACATAATCCGAATTCGAGACTGGAGATGGTGGGGACCGTCACAAGAGATCCATATCGAGTTCGACGACGCAGATAGTGCGCGCCTCGAACAAGCGGTCAGGGACTTGACGGAGAGTATGACCGACCAGTTCGGTTCAATTATTGATGAAGCTGCAGAAGCTATGCTTGCTTCTGTCGCGAAAGATTGGAAACGGGAGACCTTGCTGCGCGAGTGCGATCTGCAAGGCTTTCGCAGTCGCCTCAATACTCGGTGGCACAAGCCATTGGATCTCCTGTCTATGATGCTGGTGCTCTCCAAAGAGTTCAGTGAAGCCACCGGAACCAGGCTTCAAAATGAACAGACTGAATTGAACGGCTGCTTGGTAGCTTCTTTGGTTCGTCTACACGCTCGTGCTTGCCAAGTCGGTGACGAAATTTTAACGCTTTTACGATCTGGTTTCGCTGACGGTGCAATGGCAAGGTGGCGAAGTCTGTACGAGATCGCCGTGACCGCCATGTTAATCCAACATGGGGGAGAACAACGAGCAGAGCGTTACCTCCTCCATGATGCTATACAGGTATTTCACGGCGCGTCGCTACACCAGCGGTTCGCACTGAGACTTGGAGAAGTTCCTTTCGACGAATCCGAAATGGGCCATATGGAGCGGTCGTACAATGAGGTGAAGAGTCGTTTCGGGACGGCCTTTCTATGCCAATACGGATGGGCATCTGATGGGCCGAAGGATATGGTACGCGGGTTTGCTGACGTTGAAAAGAAGCTTGGTCTGATACACTTGCGCCCGTACTACAAGCTTGCAAGCAATAATGTGCACGCAAAGTCGCGCGGAGTCTTTCATAGACTCGGAGTCATGCATGGTTACGACTTATTGTTGACCGGTCCATCGAACTTTGGATTAGCCGACCCCGGCCAATGCATGGCTCTTTCCCTTCTGCATGTGACAACGGCTTTGGGTTCAGTTGATCCCACTGTTGAAAGCGTCATATTCATGAAGATGATGCAGCTTATGTGCACTGAGATAAGCCATGAGTTTGTGGCAGTTCAGAAACAGATCGCGACCGATGAATTTGAGGCGTAAAGAGCATAATCGTCAGGATTCGGACTAGTTGTCGTGGAATACAATTCGAATGTGTCCCAAAACGATCAACAGTTCAGCTTCGTTCTGTCGTGGCCTATTCGTTCCCTTCGGAGACAATCCCATGTCGAGTCAACCACGACGGGTCGTGCAATCCCCAAGACGCCTGCCGCCGCGAAGGGTAAGGCGTTCGTTCCACAAAACGAACTCTTCGGACCTTCAGCATAGCCTTGACTTAGCTGGGTTCGTTCGGTAAAAAACATTTTCGTGTTAAGACACTACTTTTTAATTTTTCATTTCTAATTTCTAATTTATGAATATCGACCAGTGGACGATCAAAGCGCAGGAAGCGCTGCAAGCGGCGCAGACCATTGCGCGGGACCGGGGGCAGCAGGCGCTCACGCCGCTGCATGTGCTGGCGGGAATGCTGAAGGACTCCGAAGGCGTCGCCGCGGAGATTCTGGCGAAGCTCGGCGTGCGGCCCGATGACATGCGGCGTGTGGTGGACATTGAACTCTCTCGGCTGCCTGTGGTCAGCGGCCAGGTGGGCAACACCTATCTCGATCCCGCCACGTCGCGGCTGTTCGAGGACGCGCTCAAGGAAATGTCCGCGCTGACCGATGAGTTTCTCTCCGTCGAGCATCTGCTGCTGGCCATGACCAAGACCGACGATCCACCCACGCGGCAGATCTTCCGTGACTACAAGATTTCGCATGACAACGTGCTGAAGGCCATGCGGGATATTCGCGGTGGTGAGCGCGTCAAGGATCAGAACCCCGAAGACAAGTACCGCGCGCTGGACAAGTATGGCCGCGATCTGACCGATCTGGCGCGGCGCGGCAAGCTCGATCCGGTCATTGGCCGCGATGAAGAGATCCGCCGCGTGTTGCAAGTGCTCTCGCGCCGCACCAAGAATAATCCCGTCCTGATCGGCGAACCCGGAGTGGGGAAGACCGCGATTGTCGAAGGCCTCGCGCAGCGGATCGTCTCCGGCGATGTGCCGGAAAATCTCAAAGACAAGCGCGTGGTGACGCTGGATGTCGGCTCACTGGTAGCCGGAGCGAAATTCCGGGGGGATTTCGAAGAGCGGCTCAAAGCAGTGCTGAAAGAGGTCATCGGCTCCGAAGGCGGCATTATTCTTTTCATCGATGAGATGCACAACCTTGTCGGCGCGGGGAGAGCCGAAGGCTCGATGGACGCGTCCAACCTGTTGAAGCCCGCGCTGGCCCGCGGCGAACTGCACTGCATCGGCGCCACCACCATCGATGAGTACCGCAAGTATATCGAGAAGGACGCGGCGCTGGAACGGCGCTTCCAGCCCGTGACGGTCAACGAGCCGAGCGTGGAAGATACGATCTCCATTTTGCGCGGTCTGAAAGACAAGTATGAAGTCCATCACGGCGTGCGCATCACAGACCGCGCCATCATCGCAGCGGCGACGCTCTCCCAGCGCTACATCACCGACCGCTTCCTGCCGGACAAGGCCATTGACCTGATCGATGAGGCGGCCTCCAAGCTCCGGTTGGAGATCGACTCGATGCCCGAGGAGATCGACAATCTGACCCGCCGCATCCGTCAACTCGAAATCGAGCGCATGTCTGTCTCGCGCGAACACGACGAAGCATCGCGCGACCGGCTGAGCCGCATCGAGGAAGAAGTGGCACGGCTGAAAGACCAGGAAGTCGCGCTGCGCAAGCAGTGGGAAAATGAAAAGACCGTCATTCAGCGCATTCGCCGCGTCAAAGAGGAAATTGAAGCGGCGCACACCGAAGAGCAGAAAGCCGAGCGCGAAGGCGACCTCGCTAAGGTTTCGGAAATCCGCTACGGCAAGCTGCGCGATTTCAATGACAATTTGCTCAAGGCACAGAAGCAGCTTGCCGAAATCCAGCAGGACGGCGGCATGCTCAAGGAAGAGGTGACAGAGGAGGACATCGCCGAGGTCGTCTCGCGCTGGACCAAGATTCCCGTCTCCAAGATGCTGGAAGGCGAACGCGAGAAGCTGCTGCACGTCGAGGATTACATCAAGCGGCGTGTGGTCGGGCAGGACATTGCTGTTCATGCCGTGGCCGCCGCCATTCGCCGGGGACGCTCGGGTCTGGCCGATGAACGCAAGCCCATCGGCAGCTTCCTGTTCCTTGGACCCACCGGCGTGGGCAAGACCGAGGTCGCGCGTTCGCTGGCCGCGTTTCTGTTCGATGATGAGAACGCGATGATCCGCGTTGACATGTCCGAGTACTCTGAGCGGCATACGGTCTCGCGGCTGGTGGGCGCTCCTCCGGGATATGTCGGCCATGAAGAAGGCGGGCAGCTCACCGAGGCCGTGCGCCGCCGGCCTTATTGCGTGGTGCTGCTGGATGAGATCGAGAAGGCCCATCCCGATGTATGGAATATTCTGCTGCAGGTGCTGGATGATGGCCGCCTGACGGACAGCCAGGGCCGTACCGTGGACTTCCGCAACACCATCGTGATCATGACTTCGAATCTGGGCTCCGAAATTATCAATTCACGGGCCGAAGCCATTCATAACGGCGGCGGAGACTACGAACGCGTGCAGCGCGAGGTGCTGGATCTGCTGCGGCGTTCGATCCGTCCCGAATTCCTGAACCGCATCGATGAGATCATCGTCTTCAAGCCGCTGGGCCGCAAGGAACTCAAGGACGTCGTCAGCATTCAACTGCGGCTCTTCGAAGAGCGGCTTGATCGGCAGGACATTCACCTCGAAATCACCGACGCCGCCAAGGAACTGATCCTGCGCGAAGGCTTTGACCCGGCGTTCGGTGCGCGGCCCATGAAACGCGCCATTCAACATCTGCTGGTAGACCCGCTGGCCGAGGAGTTGCTCGCAGGCGAGATTCTGCCGGGGCAGACGGTGATGGTGGAGCCCGAGCGTGATCATCTCAAACTGACGCCGTTGGCCGTAGCGGAACAGGTCTAAGACTTGGATTTCAGTCTGAACATGCGTATATTCGCGAAAACACAGTCTACCAACCTGTTTTAAAGCTGTTGACTGAAGCATATCTTGTCCATGCGTTGACCGTTGTCGCCACGCTGATTGTCCTGGAAGGCTTGCTCTCTGCGGACAATGCTCTTGTGCTGGCCGTGCTGGTCAGACATCTGCCCAAGCCTCAGCAGAAGAAGGCGCTGCTTTACGGGATTATCGGCGCCTTCGGGTTCCGGTTTGTGATGCTGCTTGCCGCGTCGTGGATCATCCGTTTCTGGTATCTGTCTGCGGCCGGCGCAGCCTATCTCGCCTATCTCAGCATTACGCATTTCATTACCCACAGCCGGGGAGTGGACCACGAAAAGCCGGTGAAGGGGCGGGGGTTCTGGAGCACCGTGGTGGTCGTGGAACTGACGGATGTCGCCTTTGCGGTGGACAGTGTGATTGCCGCCGTGGCGCTTTCCAACGAACTCTGGCTGGTGTATACCGGCGGCATGCTGGGCATTATCGCCATGCGCTTCGCTGCAGGTGGATTTCTGCGTGTCTTGGAGAAATGGCCGGGGCTTGAACACATGGCCTATGGTCTGGTGGGTTGGATTGCTGTCAAGCTGGGCTTCAGATCGTTTGAAATGGCTACGGGTCACACGGACGTTGAACTTCCTTCCTGGATTTTCTGGTCCGGCATGGGTTTGATAGCAATTGGGGGCACTCTGTGGGCAATTTTGAGGCCAAACAAAGAAATTGCCCGTCTGCAGGAGCCCAGCGATCAGGAGCGGCAGGAGCTGTAAGATGCCTCGCGGGTAACTGACCCTCCTTGAACAGAATTGTTGCCCGGACAAAACATAGATTGTTAAGGCCGTAACAAAAAGCCGGAAATCGTCGTTGATTTCCGGCCTCTTTTTTTGTATATTAAAGGCTTAAGAAGGGTAAACTACGTCTTCTTTAACATTCGCCTCACCACGGAACTCAATTCATCCTCTATGGATAAGAAAATCAGGATCTTGGTAGCCAAACCGGGCTTGGATGGACATGATCGTGGCGCCAAGGTCATGGCAGCCGCTTTTCGGGATGCTGGCATGGAGGTGATCTATACAGGCCTCCGTCAGACTCCTGACATGATTGTCGAGGCTGCGATTCAGGAGGATGTAGACGTGGTTGCCCTTTCGATTCTCTCCGGGGCTCACATGACGATTTTCCCGGCAGTTCTCAGGTTAATGACCCAGAAGGGTCTGTCTGACGTGCTGTTGACCGGGGGCGGAATCATTCCCAAGGAAGAAGCCGAAGAACTCGAGAAGCAGGGTGTTGGCCGCCTGTTCGGCCCCGGCACGCCGACTTCTGTCCCCATAGATTACATTCGCCAGTGGGTGGCCACTCGGCGCAGCGAGTGAAACAAACCTACTCCTTTCCCGTTTAAGTAAACACAGCAGCCCTATGTCAGGTCATAGTAAATGGGCGACGATCCGTCGCAAGAAAGAAAAAATTGACGCCGCCCGTGGCTCTGTATTCACGCGGCTGATCCGTGAAATCAATATCGCCGCGCGGTTGGGGGGCTCAAACATGGAGTCTAACGCCCGGCTTCGCAGCGCGGTGGACGCCGCCAAATCCGCTAATATGCCGGCGGACAACATTGATCGCGCCATTAAGAAGGGCGCGGGCGAACTGGAAGGCCAGATCCTTGAAGAAATCCGCTACGAAGGTTACGGCCCGGGCGGAGTGGCGATCCTGATCGAGTGTGTGACGGACAACCGCAACCGCACGGTCGGCGAAGTACGGCACACCTTCACCAAGCGCAATGGCACCATGGCCGAAGCGGGAGCAGTGGCGTGGATGTTTGAGCGGCGTGGCTACCTGACTCTGGAAAGCGATCAGGGGTCCGAAGACGAGATCATGGAAATTGCCATCGAGGCAGGCGCGGACGACGTCAAGGGCGACGATTCGATTTGGGAAGTCTTTACGAGCCCGGACGATCTGTACAAGATCAAGGGTGAGATTGAAGCGAAGGGCAAAAAGGTTAGCTCGGCGGAAATCTCCTACATTCCGAAGAACACCGTCAAGGTGGAAGTGGATTCTGCGAAGCAGTTGCTGGGACTGATCGATGCTCTCGAAGAGCTGGACGACACTCAGCACGTCTACGCCAACTTCGAAATGGATGATTCCGTGATGCAGTCGCTGCAATAGCGAGACTGGACAGACGCATGGGAATCGTTCTCGGTGTGGACCCCGGGCTTGCGACGACAGGCTGGGGAGTCGTAGGAGTGGACGGCAAACGATTTCAGTACCTTGAATCGGGCAAGATTACCTCGACGCCCAAGCAGCCGATGGGGAGAAGGCTGGAGCGGATTTTTGCCGGATTGCAGCAGGTGATCGAGACCTTTGGGGTGACGGGCTGCGCGGTGGAGAGCGGCTACGTGGGCGTGAGCGCCATGAGCGCCCTGTTGCTGGGGCAGGCCCGCGCGGCGGCGATTTTGGCCGCCGAAACCAAAGGCATTCCCGTAGAAACGGTGGCCCCGCGTGAGATCAAAATGGCGATCACGGGGCGGGGAGCAGCCACCAAGGCTCAGGTCGGCTACATGACCGGCAAACTGCTGGGCCTGGAGTTCGACGAGGGCGAAGAAGACATTTCGGATGCGCTGGCGGCGGCCCTGTGGCTGGTTATGCGCAGTCAGCATCCCCTGACCATGAGACCCGCGCGATGATTGATTTTGTCGAAGGCATACTGGTCGCAAAATCGCCATCGCAGGCGGTGATCCTGACGGGCGGCCTGGGCGTACGCGGTAATATCTCGCTGGCGACCTACGATGAGCTGCCGCTGCTCGGAGAACAGATCCGGCTCTGGACGCACCTGCAACTGCGCGAAGAGGAACTGACGCTGTTTGCATTTGCGACGCAGGAAGAGCGCTGGATGTTCCTGCATCTGATTACCGTTAACGGCGTGGGACCGAAACTGGCGATGGTGGCGCTGTCGGCGGCCCGAACGGACACGCTGCGGCGGGCGATTATCGAAGGCGACAGTGACCGCTTGAAGAGCATTCCGCGCATCGGCTCGAAGATTGCCGAGCGGATCGTGCTGGAACTGAAGAAGAAACTGAGTGACGAATCTCCTTCCTTCGAAGTGGGAGTGTCGTCGAAGAGTGACGAGATACAGCAAGCGGTCAGCGCGTTATGCGCTCTGGGATTTACGAGGGCCGAAGCAGAAAAGTCTGTGGACGGTGCGGTGAAGCGCGGCGGTAAGGGTGTCGAAGAATTAGTGAAGTTATCGCTCCGGATGAGTTAATGCCGCGAATCATAGAACCACAGAAGTTTGAAGAAGATCTCGATCTTGACCTGTCGCTGCGGCCATCAAGCTTTGATGAGTTCGTAGGGCAGCCCAGGGTCAAAGAGCAGCTTTCGATATTTATTCAGGCGGCGCGGGAGCGGGGGGAAGCGCTCGATCACGTGCTGCTGTATGGGCCTCCGGGTCTGGGGAAGACCACACTGGCCCATCTGATTGCAAGAAGTTTGGGCTCGGGTATCCGTGTAACCACGGGCCCCGTGTTGGACAAGCCGGGCGATCTGGCCGGGCTGCTGACGAATCTGCAGGATAAGGATATTCTGTTCGTGGACGAGATTCACCGCCTGAATCCGGTGGTGGAAGAATATCTTTATCCGGCGATGGAAGATTTCAAGCTGGACATTCTGATTGACAAGGGTCCCGCGGCGCGGACGTTGCAGCTCCAGCTTCAGCATTTCACCTTGGTGGGCGCAACCACCCGAGCGGGACTGCTGACCAGTCCGCTGCGGTCGCGGTTTGGAGTGACTCTCCGGCTGGACTATTATGAGCCGGAAGACTTACATACGATTTTGCGCCGCTCGGCTCGGCTCCTGAACGTCCAGTATGACGAAGAAGGGCTGGCGGAGATTGCGGTGCGGTCACGCGGCACACCCCGCGTGGCAAACCGGCTTCTGCGGCGGATCCGCGACGTAGCCCAAGTGAGGGGCGACGGGCGAGTGTCCGGCAGGTTGGCGCGGGAAGCCTTGCAGCTTCTCGAGATTGATGAATACGGTTTGGATGATCTGGACAAGCGGCTGCTCCACGCTCTGATCGAGCACTTTCGCGGCGGACCGGTGGGTTTAGGAACCCTCGCGGTAACCGTGGGAGAGGATGAGGGAACGCTGGAAGAGATCTGTGAACCGTATCTGATCCGGCAGGGTTTCCTGCAACGTACTTCCCGTGGGAGAGTGGCAACGGCACGAGCCTTTGAGCATTTGGGAATCAAGGTTCCGGCGTCTCTCCAGTCAAAGCTCTTTTAGCCTTTCGTTTTTGTACCGGCTCTTGCATTTGCGTGTTGGGGTTAGCACCGCAAGCCGGGAGGGTTGAACCAAGGAGTTGGAAGACCAACTATGCCCATTACATCGGCCGTATATCAGCCGCGCGGTGTGCAGACCACACCCCGGTTGTCGGACTTCAAGTACGCACTTCCAGACAAGCTGATCGCTCAGGAGCCGGTGCCCCGCCGTGACGAATCGCGGCTGTTGATCGTGGACCGGGATACGCGACAGTTTCATGACGGGAAATTCACGGATGTGCTCGACTATCTCGATCCGGGCGACTGCCTTGTGGTGAACGAGACCCGAGTGTTTCCGGCGCGTCTGCGGGGCTTCAAAGAGAAGACCGAGGCGGAGATTGAAGTCTTTTTGCTGCGGCGACTCACCGAAGAGCTGTGGGAAGTGCTCGTGAAGCCGGCGCGTAAAGTGCGTACGGGCAACACGATCATGATCGGCGACTGCATTACCTGTGAAGTGATCGACAACACCACGTCGGGTGGCCGCGTGGTGCGTTTCCACTATGAAGGGGACTTTGGGGAACTGGTGGAGAAATTCGGCCAGCCGCCGCTTCCTCCTTATATTCGCCGCGAACCGAAGGTTGAGGATCGCGAGCGCTATCAGACCATCTTTGCCCGCGTATCGGGAGCCGTAGCGGCGCCGACTGCAGGCCTGCATTTTTCCGAAGATCTGATTCAGAAGGCTCAGGCCAAGGGCGTCGAACTGGTGCCGATCATTCTGCATGTGGGTCTGGGAACGTTCCGGCCCGTACAGGTGGAGGATCTTTCGCGGCACCGGATGGACTCGGAATATTACGAAGTCAACCAGAACGCCGTGGACAAGATAAACGGCGCCATTGAAAAGGGCAAGCGGGTCATTGCGGTGGGAACCTCCGTGACGCGCACGCTGGAGACGGTGGCTAATTTCAACGGCGGCATTAAAGTGGCGCGCGGCTGGACGGACAAGTTCATCTATCCGCCTTACCACTTCAAGGTGGTGGACCGGCTGGTGACGAACTTCCATCTTCCGGGATCCACGCTGCTGATGCTGGTGTCGGCCTTTGCCGATCAGGAACTGATTCTCAAGGCGTATCGTCATGCCATCCGTGAGAAGTACCGCTTCTACAGCTATGGCGATGCGATGTTGATCGTTTGAAATTCTCGTTGCTGATACCGGCGGCCGGGAGCGGAGTCCGGCTCGGCGCGCACCTTCCGAAGACGCTGATCGATTTGGCGGGCAGACCGATGTTTGTCCGCGCCGCCGATTCGCTGGTGCGGCATCCCTTATGTATAGAAACGGTGATTGCCGCACCGGCCGGCTTCGAAGAGTATTATCTTGAGGCCGCCGGGAAGGCATGGGCCGATTACGATGTGCGCGTGGTGACCGGCGGCCGGACCCGGCAGGAATCGGTGACCTTTGCGCTGCGTTCATTGCAACAGGACAGTGATGCGATCCTGATCCATGACGCGGCAAGGCCGTTCATCACGCCTGACGTGATCGAGCGGGTCCTTGCGGCGCTGATGGCGGGCGACACGGCGGCTTTGCCGGGATTGCCGGTGACGGATACCCTCAAACGGGTAGCGACCGACTCGAGGCTCGTTGACAGTACGGTGGATCGCCACGACCTGATGGCGGTGCAGACACCGCAGGGACTCCGTCGCGACGCGGCCCAGACGGCGTTCGACCGCGCGACACGGGATGGCCTGGACGGGACGGATGACGTCTGGCTGATCGAACATTACCGGCTCGGATCTATCCGGGTCGTGGATGGTGCCCCGCGCAATTTCAAAATTACCACTCCGGAGGATTTGGCGCGTGCCCGCGAACTTCTGGCTTATGACACCCACTGATTCGCACGCTGAATTCGCGAAAGACGAACCGGTTAAGACAGGGTTCATGCTGGCGGTTGCCCATGAGCCCTTTTCCATTGGTGGATGTGCACGATGAGCCTGAGGGTAGGCATTGGCACCGATGCGCACCGCCGCGTCGATGGACGCAAACTGATTTTGGGCGGCGTGGAGATCGAGGCGGACTTCGGACTGGAAGCGCATTCGGACGGCGACGTGCTGTGCCACGCGATTCTGGATGCGATGCTGGGCGCGGCGGCCCTGGGCGACAAGGGGACCTTCTTTCCGCCCAGCGATCCGCAGTTCAAGGATATTCGATCCACGGAACTTTTGGTGCGGGCGTCGCAGACGCTGCAAAAGCATCGCTGCGCGCTGGTGAATGTAGATGTCAGTGTGGTGTGCGAAGAACCGAAGCTGCTGCCGTATATTCCGCGGATGAAGCAGGAATTGGCGGCGGCGCTGGGGATTCGCGAAAGCCGGATTTCAATCAAAGGTACAACGACGGAGCGACTGGGTTTTACGGGCCGCAATGAAGGAATCGCCGCGATGGCGGTGGCGCTCGTGGACTGCGCTGAAGACGAAACATGACGGTAAGAACCCGCTACGCGCCGAGCCCGACCGGCTATCTCCATGTGGGCGGCCTGCGCACAGCTCTCTACAATTATCTTTACGCGCGCCAGCATGGCGGCGTGTTTGTGCTGCGCATCGAAGATACCGACCAGACGCGCAAGGTGGAAGGCGCCGTCGAAAATCTTTTGAATGTGATGGCGTGGATCGGCCTGGATTTCGATGAAGGCCCATTCCTCGGGGGACCCTTCGGACCTTACATCCAATCCGAGCGCCTGGCGATTTATCGCGACCATGTCACGCGCCTGGCGGGCAGCGGGCATGCCTATCCCTGTTTCTGCTCGGCGGAAACGCTGAAAGAGATGCGTCTGCTGCAGACGGAGCGCGGACAACTTCCGATGTACGACCGCCGCTGCCGTTCGCTGGATCCTGACGTGGCGCGAGATCGGATCGCGGCGGGCGAGCCGCATGTGTGGCGGATGGCCGTGCCGCTGGATCGCACGCTGGTGATTCATGACTTGATTCGCGGCGACGTGCACTTCGAAGGAAGTACGCTGGACGATCAGGTGCTGCTGAAGACGGACGGCTTTCCCACCTATCATCTGGCGAACGTGGTGGACGATCACCTGATGCAGATCAGCCATGTGATTCGCGGCGAAGAGTGGTTACCGTCCACGCCCAAGCACGTGCTGCTCTACGATTTTTTCGAATGGAAACGCCCGGAGTTCGCCCATCTGCCGCTGTTGTTGAATCCGGATCGCAGCAAGATGTCCAAGCGCTCGGGCGACGTGGCCGTGGAAGACTACCGCAAGAAGGGGATTCTTCCCGAGGCTCTGATCAACTTTGTGGCGCTGTTGGGCTGGCATCCGCAGGATGACCGCGAGATGTTTTCCGTGGGGGATTTGATCCGGGAATTTTCGCTGGAGCGGGTGAACAAGGCGGGGGCGGTTTTCGATGTCGCCAAGCTCGAGTGGACGAATACCGAGTATCTCAAGGCGCAATCGGATGACGAATTGTTCGCGCATGTCGAGCAGGAACTTTCCGACCTGATCGAGGCGTATGGGGAGAAACGCGTGCGCTACGCGCTGACCACTCTGCGCGGCGGCATCGTGAGCTATCAGGATATGGTGCGGCGGGTTCGGGATGTCTTCGAGCCGGTCGGAACGCCGGATCCGGAGATGGCCGCGCTGCTCGTTGACGAGACCGCGCGGGATGTGGCGGCGGAATTCGCCGACCGCATGGCTAAGCTTGATCCTGCGGTGTGGAACGATTTCGAAAAACTGGAGGCGGTCTTCAAGCTGGCAGCCTCCGAAGCCGGCCAGGCTAAAGGGGTCAAGGGCAAAAATCTGTGGCGGTCGTTGCGCGCCGCGCTGACGGGACAGCCTCATGGTCCCGAGCTTGCCAAACTGGTCGGGATCTGGGGACGCGACCGCGTGCTGGCACAACTGGATCGAGCCCTTGCCGAAGCGCGCGACACACTCTCTTCTTAACTTCCCACAACCTCATCTATGAAGATACTTGTTCTATGCGGCGGGGAATCCGCCGAGCGTGTGGTTTCTCTGGCCTCAGGCGACGCCGTAGCTCGCTGGCTGGTGGACGCCGGGTTTGACGTGTTGAAATATGATCCGGAAGAGCCGGGCGTGACTCGTAAGGCCGACGAGAAGATGGCTCCGGCGGCCATTGGAATTGCCGCACCGCTGCCGGTTTCGCATGGGCAATACGATCCAGCAACGGTGCGCGGATTACTTCAGGTGATGGACACCTTCCGGCCCGATCTGGTGTTTCCGATTCTGCATGGTGGACGCGGCGAAGACGGTACGCTGCAATCGCTGCTGGATTGGGTAGGCATTCCGTACGCGGGACCGGGCGCGCTGGCCTGCTGCCTGGCAATGAACAAGCACCATTCGAGAATCGTGATGCGCGCGGCAGGTGTGCCGGTGACCGAAGGCTTTGTGGTGCCGGTGGAGCGGATGCGCGATCCGCAGTGGGTGATGGAGCAGATCGGCACG from bacterium encodes the following:
- a CDS encoding cobalamin B12-binding domain-containing protein, translating into MDKKIRILVAKPGLDGHDRGAKVMAAAFRDAGMEVIYTGLRQTPDMIVEAAIQEDVDVVALSILSGAHMTIFPAVLRLMTQKGLSDVLLTGGGIIPKEEAEELEKQGVGRLFGPGTPTSVPIDYIRQWVATRRSE
- a CDS encoding DUF5677 domain-containing protein; the protein is MERLLMSHIPKLISSLIIEKIEANGVRLTSRQKKLIQRNIAAERYDIIRIRDWRWWGPSQEIHIEFDDADSARLEQAVRDLTESMTDQFGSIIDEAAEAMLASVAKDWKRETLLRECDLQGFRSRLNTRWHKPLDLLSMMLVLSKEFSEATGTRLQNEQTELNGCLVASLVRLHARACQVGDEILTLLRSGFADGAMARWRSLYEIAVTAMLIQHGGEQRAERYLLHDAIQVFHGASLHQRFALRLGEVPFDESEMGHMERSYNEVKSRFGTAFLCQYGWASDGPKDMVRGFADVEKKLGLIHLRPYYKLASNNVHAKSRGVFHRLGVMHGYDLLLTGPSNFGLADPGQCMALSLLHVTTALGSVDPTVESVIFMKMMQLMCTEISHEFVAVQKQIATDEFEA
- a CDS encoding YebC/PmpR family DNA-binding transcriptional regulator, which gives rise to MSGHSKWATIRRKKEKIDAARGSVFTRLIREINIAARLGGSNMESNARLRSAVDAAKSANMPADNIDRAIKKGAGELEGQILEEIRYEGYGPGGVAILIECVTDNRNRTVGEVRHTFTKRNGTMAEAGAVAWMFERRGYLTLESDQGSEDEIMEIAIEAGADDVKGDDSIWEVFTSPDDLYKIKGEIEAKGKKVSSAEISYIPKNTVKVEVDSAKQLLGLIDALEELDDTQHVYANFEMDDSVMQSLQ
- the clpB gene encoding ATP-dependent chaperone ClpB, translating into MNIDQWTIKAQEALQAAQTIARDRGQQALTPLHVLAGMLKDSEGVAAEILAKLGVRPDDMRRVVDIELSRLPVVSGQVGNTYLDPATSRLFEDALKEMSALTDEFLSVEHLLLAMTKTDDPPTRQIFRDYKISHDNVLKAMRDIRGGERVKDQNPEDKYRALDKYGRDLTDLARRGKLDPVIGRDEEIRRVLQVLSRRTKNNPVLIGEPGVGKTAIVEGLAQRIVSGDVPENLKDKRVVTLDVGSLVAGAKFRGDFEERLKAVLKEVIGSEGGIILFIDEMHNLVGAGRAEGSMDASNLLKPALARGELHCIGATTIDEYRKYIEKDAALERRFQPVTVNEPSVEDTISILRGLKDKYEVHHGVRITDRAIIAAATLSQRYITDRFLPDKAIDLIDEAASKLRLEIDSMPEEIDNLTRRIRQLEIERMSVSREHDEASRDRLSRIEEEVARLKDQEVALRKQWENEKTVIQRIRRVKEEIEAAHTEEQKAEREGDLAKVSEIRYGKLRDFNDNLLKAQKQLAEIQQDGGMLKEEVTEEDIAEVVSRWTKIPVSKMLEGEREKLLHVEDYIKRRVVGQDIAVHAVAAAIRRGRSGLADERKPIGSFLFLGPTGVGKTEVARSLAAFLFDDENAMIRVDMSEYSERHTVSRLVGAPPGYVGHEEGGQLTEAVRRRPYCVVLLDEIEKAHPDVWNILLQVLDDGRLTDSQGRTVDFRNTIVIMTSNLGSEIINSRAEAIHNGGGDYERVQREVLDLLRRSIRPEFLNRIDEIIVFKPLGRKELKDVVSIQLRLFEERLDRQDIHLEITDAAKELILREGFDPAFGARPMKRAIQHLLVDPLAEELLAGEILPGQTVMVEPERDHLKLTPLAVAEQV
- a CDS encoding TerC family protein, with translation MTEAYLVHALTVVATLIVLEGLLSADNALVLAVLVRHLPKPQQKKALLYGIIGAFGFRFVMLLAASWIIRFWYLSAAGAAYLAYLSITHFITHSRGVDHEKPVKGRGFWSTVVVVELTDVAFAVDSVIAAVALSNELWLVYTGGMLGIIAMRFAAGGFLRVLEKWPGLEHMAYGLVGWIAVKLGFRSFEMATGHTDVELPSWIFWSGMGLIAIGGTLWAILRPNKEIARLQEPSDQERQEL
- a CDS encoding toll/interleukin-1 receptor domain-containing protein, with protein sequence MNTSTCTISQKELHECSDILSHKNGDDDTHLTETAACVVAEESLIPYVAERDLQPGENLWAKIDRNISQSACVVGILTARAADSRVVHAEIAAARAYGKEVVLLVEHGVEVPLSELGREHIPFDRANPNQAFDALRAYLRGVRAWNIFWGLLLAAGAVWLGWQAVKAMRS